Proteins encoded in a region of the Canis lupus familiaris isolate Mischka breed German Shepherd chromosome 1, alternate assembly UU_Cfam_GSD_1.0, whole genome shotgun sequence genome:
- the EPS8L1 gene encoding epidermal growth factor receptor kinase substrate 8-like protein 1 isoform X1 has product MSTSTGPEAAPKPSAKSIYEQRKRYSTVVMADVSQYLVNHLVTFCLGEEDGVHTVEDASRKLAVMDNQGRVWAQEMLLRVSPDHVTLLDPISKEELESYPLGAIVRCDVVMLPGRSRSLLLLVCQEPERTQPDVHFFQGLRLGAELIREDVQGALHDYRSGRGERRPAALRATQEELQRHPSPAAETPPLQRSPSVRAVISIGEAGRGRPRAGPIPEVEEPQRPGQEGTSGNANPASPDLGPRGPDLASLQAERDVDILNHVFDDVESFVSKLQKSAEAARVLEHRERGRRTRRRAAGEGLLTLRAKPPSEAEYTDVLQKIKYAFSLLARLRGNIANPSSPELLHFLFGPLQLIVDTSGGPRFASDVQRPHLTSEAVALLRDNLTPRENALWTSLGDSWTRPGLELSPKEGPPYSPEFSSGWEPPATDPHGRAWEDPVEKQLQHERQRQQVRLELLFPGRNKLLPQVTQWGWDQEVWPCLSCCCSHLLQQSAPQVAVNGHQQPEAEPQQEPEGKWVLCNYDFQARNSSELSVKQRDVLEVLDDRRKWWKVRDQQGQEGYVPYNILTPHPGLRGSCSQSASCSLEDDAPPPPPAAPAPGPGSSRPPWDSCDILNMDPREKEKFSQMLFVNEELQARLAQGRPGPSRAAPGPRAPEPQLSPHSDTSEVRTWLQAKGFSLGTVEALGVLTGAQLFSLQKEELRAVSPEEGARVYSQVTVQRALLEDKEKVSELEAVMEKQKKKVEGDLETEVI; this is encoded by the exons ATGAGCACTAGCACCGG CCCAGAGGCTGCCCCCAAACCAAGTGCCAAGTCAATCTATG AGCAGAGGAAACGTTATTCCACTGTGGTTATGGCAGATGTTTCGCAGTATCTAGTCAAT CACCTGGTGACATTCTGCCTGGGTGAAGAGGATGGCGTGCACACTGTGGAGGATGCCTCCCGGAAGCTGGCCGTCATGGACAATCAGGGCCGCGTCTGGGCCCAAGAGATGCTGCTGCGCGTGTCTCCGGACCACGTCACGCTGCTTGACCCCATCTCCAAG GAGGAGTTGGAGTCGTACCCGCTGGGGGCCATCGTGCGCTGCGACGTGGTGATGCTGCCAGGCCGGAGCCGCTCGCTGCTGCTGCTCGTGTGCCAGGAGCCTGAGCGCACGCAGCCGGATGTGCACTTCTTCCAGGGCTTGCGTCTGGGG GCGGAGCTGATCCGAGAAGACGTCCAGGGGGCTCTGCACGACTACCGGTCTGGCCGCGGGGAGCGCAGGCCCGCAGCGCTCAG GGCCACGCAAGAGGAGTTGCAGCGCCACCCCTCACCGGCGGCCGAGACCCCTCCGCTGCAGCGCAGCCCTTCGGTCCGCGCCGTCATCAGCATAGGGGAGGCGGGCCGGGGGCGACCTCGGGCGGGGCCCATCCCCGAGGTGGAGGAGCCCCAGAGACCCGGGCAGGAAGGAACCTCAGGGAACGCCAACCCAGCCTCCCCGGACCTGGGCCCCCGGGGGCCGGACCTGGCCAGTCTGCAGGCGGAGCGGGACGtg GACATCCTGAACCACGTGTTCGACGATGTGGAGAGTTTCGTCTCGAAGCTGCAGAAGTCAGCAGAGGCAGCCCGGGTGCTGGAGCACCGGGAGCGTGGCCGCAGGACCCGGCGCCGGGCAGCTGGGG AGGGTCTCCTGACCCTGCGGGCCAAGCCGCCCTCAGAGGCCGAGTACACTGACGTGCTTCAGAAAATCAAGTACGCCTTCAGCCTGCTG GCCAGACTGCGTGGAAACATCGCCAACCCTTCCTCCCCAGAGCTGCTGCATTTCCTGTTCGGACCTCTGCAATTG ATTGTGGACACATCGGGCGGCCCCCGATTTGCAAGTGACGTGCAGCGGCCGCACCTGACGTCTGAGGCGGTGGCACTGCTGCGGGACAACCTCACCCCCCGTGAAAATGCCCTCTGGACCTCGCTGGGGGACTCATGGACCCGCCCGGG ACTGGAGCTGTCCCCCAAGGAGGGACCTCCATACAGCCCTGAGTTCTCCAGCGGCTGGGAGCCCCCTGCCACCGACCCACACGGCCGCGCCTGGGAGGACCCGGTAGAGAAACAGCTACAGCATGAGCGGCAACGCCAGCAGGTGAGGCTAGAGCTTCTCTTCCCCGGGAGGAACAAACTCCTCCCCCAGGTAACACAGTGGGGCTGGGACCAGGAAGTCTGGCCCTGCCTGAGCTGCTGCTGCTCTCATCTCCTGCAGCAAAGTGCCCCCCAGGTCGCTGTCAATGG TCATCAACAGCCAGAGGCTGAGCCCCAGCAGGAGCCGGAGGGGAAGTGGGTACTGTGTAATTATGACTTCCAGGCCCGCAACAGCAGCGAGCTATCAGTCAAGCAGCGGGATGTGTTGGAG gtcCTGGATGACAGGCGCAAGTGGTGGAAGGTTCGAGACCAGCAAGGACAGGAAGGATATGTTCCCTATAATATCCTGACTCCCCACCCAGGGCTTCGGGGAAGCTGCAGCCaaagcgcctcctgcagcctg GAGGATGacgctcctcctcccccaccagcagcaccagccccAGGACCGGGCTCCTCTCGGCCCCCCTGGGACAGTTGTGATATCCTCAACATGGACCCCAGAGAGAAGG AGAAATTCTCCCAGATGCTGTTTGTCAACGAGGAGCTGCAGGCGCGCTTAGCCCAGGGCCGCCCGGGCCCCAGCCGCGCAGCCCCGGGTCCCCGCGCCCCGGAGCCGCAGCTCAGCCCGCACTCGGACACCTCGGAGGTCCGCACCTGGCTGCAGGCCAAAGGATTCAGCTTGGG GACCGTGGAGGCGCTGGGCGTGCTGACTGGCGCGCAGCTTTTCTCGCTGCAGAAGGAGGAGCTGCGGGCGGTGAGCCCCGAGGAGGGGGCACGCGTGTACAGCCAGGTCACAGTGCAGCGAGCACTGCTGGAG GACAAAGAGAAAGTGTCAGAGTTGGAGGCGGTGatggagaagcaaaagaagaaGGTGGAAGGTGACCTGGAAACAGAGGTTATTTGA
- the EPS8L1 gene encoding epidermal growth factor receptor kinase substrate 8-like protein 1 isoform X2 codes for MSTSTGPEAAPKPSAKSIYEQRKRYSTVVMADVSQYLVNHLVTFCLGEEDGVHTVEDASRKLAVMDNQGRVWAQEMLLRVSPDHVTLLDPISKEELESYPLGAIVRCDVVMLPGRSRSLLLLVCQEPERTQPDVHFFQGLRLGAELIREDVQGALHDYRSGRGERRPAALRATQEELQRHPSPAAETPPLQRSPSVRAVISIGEAGRGRPRAGPIPEVEEPQRPGQEGTSGNANPASPDLGPRGPDLASLQAERDVDILNHVFDDVESFVSKLQKSAEAARVLEHRERGRRTRRRAAGEGLLTLRAKPPSEAEYTDVLQKIKYAFSLLARLRGNIANPSSPELLHFLFGPLQLIVDTSGGPRFASDVQRPHLTSEAVALLRDNLTPRENALWTSLGDSWTRPGLELSPKEGPPYSPEFSSGWEPPATDPHGRAWEDPVEKQLQHERQRQQQSAPQVAVNGHQQPEAEPQQEPEGKWVLCNYDFQARNSSELSVKQRDVLEVLDDRRKWWKVRDQQGQEGYVPYNILTPHPGLRGSCSQSASCSLEDDAPPPPPAAPAPGPGSSRPPWDSCDILNMDPREKEKFSQMLFVNEELQARLAQGRPGPSRAAPGPRAPEPQLSPHSDTSEVRTWLQAKGFSLGTVEALGVLTGAQLFSLQKEELRAVSPEEGARVYSQVTVQRALLEDKEKVSELEAVMEKQKKKVEGDLETEVI; via the exons ATGAGCACTAGCACCGG CCCAGAGGCTGCCCCCAAACCAAGTGCCAAGTCAATCTATG AGCAGAGGAAACGTTATTCCACTGTGGTTATGGCAGATGTTTCGCAGTATCTAGTCAAT CACCTGGTGACATTCTGCCTGGGTGAAGAGGATGGCGTGCACACTGTGGAGGATGCCTCCCGGAAGCTGGCCGTCATGGACAATCAGGGCCGCGTCTGGGCCCAAGAGATGCTGCTGCGCGTGTCTCCGGACCACGTCACGCTGCTTGACCCCATCTCCAAG GAGGAGTTGGAGTCGTACCCGCTGGGGGCCATCGTGCGCTGCGACGTGGTGATGCTGCCAGGCCGGAGCCGCTCGCTGCTGCTGCTCGTGTGCCAGGAGCCTGAGCGCACGCAGCCGGATGTGCACTTCTTCCAGGGCTTGCGTCTGGGG GCGGAGCTGATCCGAGAAGACGTCCAGGGGGCTCTGCACGACTACCGGTCTGGCCGCGGGGAGCGCAGGCCCGCAGCGCTCAG GGCCACGCAAGAGGAGTTGCAGCGCCACCCCTCACCGGCGGCCGAGACCCCTCCGCTGCAGCGCAGCCCTTCGGTCCGCGCCGTCATCAGCATAGGGGAGGCGGGCCGGGGGCGACCTCGGGCGGGGCCCATCCCCGAGGTGGAGGAGCCCCAGAGACCCGGGCAGGAAGGAACCTCAGGGAACGCCAACCCAGCCTCCCCGGACCTGGGCCCCCGGGGGCCGGACCTGGCCAGTCTGCAGGCGGAGCGGGACGtg GACATCCTGAACCACGTGTTCGACGATGTGGAGAGTTTCGTCTCGAAGCTGCAGAAGTCAGCAGAGGCAGCCCGGGTGCTGGAGCACCGGGAGCGTGGCCGCAGGACCCGGCGCCGGGCAGCTGGGG AGGGTCTCCTGACCCTGCGGGCCAAGCCGCCCTCAGAGGCCGAGTACACTGACGTGCTTCAGAAAATCAAGTACGCCTTCAGCCTGCTG GCCAGACTGCGTGGAAACATCGCCAACCCTTCCTCCCCAGAGCTGCTGCATTTCCTGTTCGGACCTCTGCAATTG ATTGTGGACACATCGGGCGGCCCCCGATTTGCAAGTGACGTGCAGCGGCCGCACCTGACGTCTGAGGCGGTGGCACTGCTGCGGGACAACCTCACCCCCCGTGAAAATGCCCTCTGGACCTCGCTGGGGGACTCATGGACCCGCCCGGG ACTGGAGCTGTCCCCCAAGGAGGGACCTCCATACAGCCCTGAGTTCTCCAGCGGCTGGGAGCCCCCTGCCACCGACCCACACGGCCGCGCCTGGGAGGACCCGGTAGAGAAACAGCTACAGCATGAGCGGCAACGCCAGCAG CAAAGTGCCCCCCAGGTCGCTGTCAATGG TCATCAACAGCCAGAGGCTGAGCCCCAGCAGGAGCCGGAGGGGAAGTGGGTACTGTGTAATTATGACTTCCAGGCCCGCAACAGCAGCGAGCTATCAGTCAAGCAGCGGGATGTGTTGGAG gtcCTGGATGACAGGCGCAAGTGGTGGAAGGTTCGAGACCAGCAAGGACAGGAAGGATATGTTCCCTATAATATCCTGACTCCCCACCCAGGGCTTCGGGGAAGCTGCAGCCaaagcgcctcctgcagcctg GAGGATGacgctcctcctcccccaccagcagcaccagccccAGGACCGGGCTCCTCTCGGCCCCCCTGGGACAGTTGTGATATCCTCAACATGGACCCCAGAGAGAAGG AGAAATTCTCCCAGATGCTGTTTGTCAACGAGGAGCTGCAGGCGCGCTTAGCCCAGGGCCGCCCGGGCCCCAGCCGCGCAGCCCCGGGTCCCCGCGCCCCGGAGCCGCAGCTCAGCCCGCACTCGGACACCTCGGAGGTCCGCACCTGGCTGCAGGCCAAAGGATTCAGCTTGGG GACCGTGGAGGCGCTGGGCGTGCTGACTGGCGCGCAGCTTTTCTCGCTGCAGAAGGAGGAGCTGCGGGCGGTGAGCCCCGAGGAGGGGGCACGCGTGTACAGCCAGGTCACAGTGCAGCGAGCACTGCTGGAG GACAAAGAGAAAGTGTCAGAGTTGGAGGCGGTGatggagaagcaaaagaagaaGGTGGAAGGTGACCTGGAAACAGAGGTTATTTGA
- the EPS8L1 gene encoding epidermal growth factor receptor kinase substrate 8-like protein 1 isoform X3 yields MSTSTGPEAAPKPSAKSIYEQRKRYSTVVMADVSQYLVNHLVTFCLGEEDGVHTVEDASRKLAVMDNQGRVWAQEMLLRVSPDHVTLLDPISKEELESYPLGAIVRCDVVMLPGRSRSLLLLVCQEPERTQPDVHFFQGLRLGAELIREDVQGALHDYRSGRGERRPAALRATQEELQRHPSPAAETPPLQRSPSVRAVISIGEAGRGRPRAGPIPEVEEPQRPGQEGTSGNANPASPDLGPRGPDLASLQAERDVDILNHVFDDVESFVSKLQKSAEAARVLEHRERGRRTRRRAAGEGLLTLRAKPPSEAEYTDVLQKIKYAFSLLARLRGNIANPSSPELLHFLFGPLQLIVDTSGGPRFASDVQRPHLTSEAVALLRDNLTPRENALWTSLGDSWTRPGLELSPKEGPPYSPEFSSGWEPPATDPHGRAWEDPVEKQLQHERQRQQVRLELLFPGRNKLLPQVTQWGWDQEVWPCLSCCCSHLLQQSAPQVAVNGHQQPEAEPQQEPEGKWVLCNYDFQARNSSELSVKQRDVLEVLDDRRKWWKVRDQQGQEGYVPYNILTPHPGLRGSCSQSASCSLEDDAPPPPPAAPAPGPGSSRPPWDSCDILNMDPREKAIVKTLETLVICSS; encoded by the exons ATGAGCACTAGCACCGG CCCAGAGGCTGCCCCCAAACCAAGTGCCAAGTCAATCTATG AGCAGAGGAAACGTTATTCCACTGTGGTTATGGCAGATGTTTCGCAGTATCTAGTCAAT CACCTGGTGACATTCTGCCTGGGTGAAGAGGATGGCGTGCACACTGTGGAGGATGCCTCCCGGAAGCTGGCCGTCATGGACAATCAGGGCCGCGTCTGGGCCCAAGAGATGCTGCTGCGCGTGTCTCCGGACCACGTCACGCTGCTTGACCCCATCTCCAAG GAGGAGTTGGAGTCGTACCCGCTGGGGGCCATCGTGCGCTGCGACGTGGTGATGCTGCCAGGCCGGAGCCGCTCGCTGCTGCTGCTCGTGTGCCAGGAGCCTGAGCGCACGCAGCCGGATGTGCACTTCTTCCAGGGCTTGCGTCTGGGG GCGGAGCTGATCCGAGAAGACGTCCAGGGGGCTCTGCACGACTACCGGTCTGGCCGCGGGGAGCGCAGGCCCGCAGCGCTCAG GGCCACGCAAGAGGAGTTGCAGCGCCACCCCTCACCGGCGGCCGAGACCCCTCCGCTGCAGCGCAGCCCTTCGGTCCGCGCCGTCATCAGCATAGGGGAGGCGGGCCGGGGGCGACCTCGGGCGGGGCCCATCCCCGAGGTGGAGGAGCCCCAGAGACCCGGGCAGGAAGGAACCTCAGGGAACGCCAACCCAGCCTCCCCGGACCTGGGCCCCCGGGGGCCGGACCTGGCCAGTCTGCAGGCGGAGCGGGACGtg GACATCCTGAACCACGTGTTCGACGATGTGGAGAGTTTCGTCTCGAAGCTGCAGAAGTCAGCAGAGGCAGCCCGGGTGCTGGAGCACCGGGAGCGTGGCCGCAGGACCCGGCGCCGGGCAGCTGGGG AGGGTCTCCTGACCCTGCGGGCCAAGCCGCCCTCAGAGGCCGAGTACACTGACGTGCTTCAGAAAATCAAGTACGCCTTCAGCCTGCTG GCCAGACTGCGTGGAAACATCGCCAACCCTTCCTCCCCAGAGCTGCTGCATTTCCTGTTCGGACCTCTGCAATTG ATTGTGGACACATCGGGCGGCCCCCGATTTGCAAGTGACGTGCAGCGGCCGCACCTGACGTCTGAGGCGGTGGCACTGCTGCGGGACAACCTCACCCCCCGTGAAAATGCCCTCTGGACCTCGCTGGGGGACTCATGGACCCGCCCGGG ACTGGAGCTGTCCCCCAAGGAGGGACCTCCATACAGCCCTGAGTTCTCCAGCGGCTGGGAGCCCCCTGCCACCGACCCACACGGCCGCGCCTGGGAGGACCCGGTAGAGAAACAGCTACAGCATGAGCGGCAACGCCAGCAGGTGAGGCTAGAGCTTCTCTTCCCCGGGAGGAACAAACTCCTCCCCCAGGTAACACAGTGGGGCTGGGACCAGGAAGTCTGGCCCTGCCTGAGCTGCTGCTGCTCTCATCTCCTGCAGCAAAGTGCCCCCCAGGTCGCTGTCAATGG TCATCAACAGCCAGAGGCTGAGCCCCAGCAGGAGCCGGAGGGGAAGTGGGTACTGTGTAATTATGACTTCCAGGCCCGCAACAGCAGCGAGCTATCAGTCAAGCAGCGGGATGTGTTGGAG gtcCTGGATGACAGGCGCAAGTGGTGGAAGGTTCGAGACCAGCAAGGACAGGAAGGATATGTTCCCTATAATATCCTGACTCCCCACCCAGGGCTTCGGGGAAGCTGCAGCCaaagcgcctcctgcagcctg GAGGATGacgctcctcctcccccaccagcagcaccagccccAGGACCGGGCTCCTCTCGGCCCCCCTGGGACAGTTGTGATATCCTCAACATGGACCCCAGAGAGAAGG CCATCGTGAAGACGCTGGAGACGCTGGTGATCTGTTCGTCCTGA
- the EPS8L1 gene encoding epidermal growth factor receptor kinase substrate 8-like protein 1 isoform X4 has protein sequence MGQRVWEQPQPEAELIREDVQGALHDYRSGRGERRPAALRATQEELQRHPSPAAETPPLQRSPSVRAVISIGEAGRGRPRAGPIPEVEEPQRPGQEGTSGNANPASPDLGPRGPDLASLQAERDVDILNHVFDDVESFVSKLQKSAEAARVLEHRERGRRTRRRAAGEGLLTLRAKPPSEAEYTDVLQKIKYAFSLLARLRGNIANPSSPELLHFLFGPLQLIVDTSGGPRFASDVQRPHLTSEAVALLRDNLTPRENALWTSLGDSWTRPGLELSPKEGPPYSPEFSSGWEPPATDPHGRAWEDPVEKQLQHERQRQQVRLELLFPGRNKLLPQVTQWGWDQEVWPCLSCCCSHLLQQSAPQVAVNGHQQPEAEPQQEPEGKWVLCNYDFQARNSSELSVKQRDVLEVLDDRRKWWKVRDQQGQEGYVPYNILTPHPGLRGSCSQSASCSLEDDAPPPPPAAPAPGPGSSRPPWDSCDILNMDPREKEKFSQMLFVNEELQARLAQGRPGPSRAAPGPRAPEPQLSPHSDTSEVRTWLQAKGFSLGTVEALGVLTGAQLFSLQKEELRAVSPEEGARVYSQVTVQRALLEDKEKVSELEAVMEKQKKKVEGDLETEVI, from the exons ATGGGGCAGAGGGTCTGGGAGCAGCCACAACCAGAG GCGGAGCTGATCCGAGAAGACGTCCAGGGGGCTCTGCACGACTACCGGTCTGGCCGCGGGGAGCGCAGGCCCGCAGCGCTCAG GGCCACGCAAGAGGAGTTGCAGCGCCACCCCTCACCGGCGGCCGAGACCCCTCCGCTGCAGCGCAGCCCTTCGGTCCGCGCCGTCATCAGCATAGGGGAGGCGGGCCGGGGGCGACCTCGGGCGGGGCCCATCCCCGAGGTGGAGGAGCCCCAGAGACCCGGGCAGGAAGGAACCTCAGGGAACGCCAACCCAGCCTCCCCGGACCTGGGCCCCCGGGGGCCGGACCTGGCCAGTCTGCAGGCGGAGCGGGACGtg GACATCCTGAACCACGTGTTCGACGATGTGGAGAGTTTCGTCTCGAAGCTGCAGAAGTCAGCAGAGGCAGCCCGGGTGCTGGAGCACCGGGAGCGTGGCCGCAGGACCCGGCGCCGGGCAGCTGGGG AGGGTCTCCTGACCCTGCGGGCCAAGCCGCCCTCAGAGGCCGAGTACACTGACGTGCTTCAGAAAATCAAGTACGCCTTCAGCCTGCTG GCCAGACTGCGTGGAAACATCGCCAACCCTTCCTCCCCAGAGCTGCTGCATTTCCTGTTCGGACCTCTGCAATTG ATTGTGGACACATCGGGCGGCCCCCGATTTGCAAGTGACGTGCAGCGGCCGCACCTGACGTCTGAGGCGGTGGCACTGCTGCGGGACAACCTCACCCCCCGTGAAAATGCCCTCTGGACCTCGCTGGGGGACTCATGGACCCGCCCGGG ACTGGAGCTGTCCCCCAAGGAGGGACCTCCATACAGCCCTGAGTTCTCCAGCGGCTGGGAGCCCCCTGCCACCGACCCACACGGCCGCGCCTGGGAGGACCCGGTAGAGAAACAGCTACAGCATGAGCGGCAACGCCAGCAGGTGAGGCTAGAGCTTCTCTTCCCCGGGAGGAACAAACTCCTCCCCCAGGTAACACAGTGGGGCTGGGACCAGGAAGTCTGGCCCTGCCTGAGCTGCTGCTGCTCTCATCTCCTGCAGCAAAGTGCCCCCCAGGTCGCTGTCAATGG TCATCAACAGCCAGAGGCTGAGCCCCAGCAGGAGCCGGAGGGGAAGTGGGTACTGTGTAATTATGACTTCCAGGCCCGCAACAGCAGCGAGCTATCAGTCAAGCAGCGGGATGTGTTGGAG gtcCTGGATGACAGGCGCAAGTGGTGGAAGGTTCGAGACCAGCAAGGACAGGAAGGATATGTTCCCTATAATATCCTGACTCCCCACCCAGGGCTTCGGGGAAGCTGCAGCCaaagcgcctcctgcagcctg GAGGATGacgctcctcctcccccaccagcagcaccagccccAGGACCGGGCTCCTCTCGGCCCCCCTGGGACAGTTGTGATATCCTCAACATGGACCCCAGAGAGAAGG AGAAATTCTCCCAGATGCTGTTTGTCAACGAGGAGCTGCAGGCGCGCTTAGCCCAGGGCCGCCCGGGCCCCAGCCGCGCAGCCCCGGGTCCCCGCGCCCCGGAGCCGCAGCTCAGCCCGCACTCGGACACCTCGGAGGTCCGCACCTGGCTGCAGGCCAAAGGATTCAGCTTGGG GACCGTGGAGGCGCTGGGCGTGCTGACTGGCGCGCAGCTTTTCTCGCTGCAGAAGGAGGAGCTGCGGGCGGTGAGCCCCGAGGAGGGGGCACGCGTGTACAGCCAGGTCACAGTGCAGCGAGCACTGCTGGAG GACAAAGAGAAAGTGTCAGAGTTGGAGGCGGTGatggagaagcaaaagaagaaGGTGGAAGGTGACCTGGAAACAGAGGTTATTTGA